From a single Phragmites australis chromosome 7, lpPhrAust1.1, whole genome shotgun sequence genomic region:
- the LOC133923540 gene encoding disease resistance protein RGA5-like has protein sequence MSKQKIVITVNMPCAKSRSKAMELVAKVTGVSSIGVTGDSKDKLEVIGEGVDTVCLVRCLRKKIGHASIVLVEEVKDKNKKEKSEELLNWCPGYYYHHPPPAGMVVCEEPSSSCHIM, from the exons ATGTCGAAG CAAAAGATCGTGATCACTGTGAACATGCCGTGCGCCAAGAGCCGGTCCAAAGCCATGGAACTGGTCGCTAAAGTTACCG GGGTGAGCTCGATAGGGGTCACTGGCGACAGCAAGGACAAGCTGGAGGTGATCGGCGAGGGCGTCGACACCGTCTGCCTGGTCAGATGCCTGCGCAAGAAGATCGGCCACGCCAGCATCGTGCTGGTGGAGGAAGTGAAGGACAAGAACAAAAAGGAGAAGTCGGAAGAGCTGCTGAATTGGTGCCCCGGTTACTACTACCACCACCCGCCTCCGGCGGGGATGGTTGTCTGCGAGGAGCCAAGCAGTTCTTGCCACATCATGTGA
- the LOC133924390 gene encoding disease resistance protein RGA5-like gives MSKQKIVINVNMPCAKSRSKAMELVAKVTGVSSVGVTGDSKDRLEVIGEGVDTVCLVTCLRKKVGRANIVLVEEVKDKKKEEKKRPELPNWCPGYYYHHPPPAGMVVCEEPSSYCHIM, from the exons ATGTCGAAG CAAAAGATCGTGATCAATGTGAACATGCCGTGCGCCAAGAGCCGGTCCAAAGCCATGGAACTGGTCGCTAAAGTTACCG GGGTGAGCTCGGTAGGGGTCACTGGCGACAGCAAGGACCGGCTGGAGGTGATCGGCGAGGGCGTCGACACCGTCTGCCTGGTCACATGCCTGCGCAAGAAGGTTGGCCGCGCCAACATCGTGCTGGTGGAGGAagtgaaggacaagaagaaagaggagaagaagcggccAGAGCTGCCGAATTGGTGCCCCGGTTACTACTACCACCACCCGCCTCCGGCGGGGATGGTTGTCTGCGAGGAGCCAAGCAGTTATTGCCACATCATGTAA